The proteins below are encoded in one region of Triticum aestivum cultivar Chinese Spring chromosome 1B, IWGSC CS RefSeq v2.1, whole genome shotgun sequence:
- the LOC123119584 gene encoding uncharacterized protein, with the protein MTAYMDDGQSSAETHESRMMDKGKSISEGKSSMETHASRMLDMMVLVSDDKSESDGMTNLCKYYKMLEFEDEKVLGKMTAENLRMYYKFRTELLKMEASLREFREQNEKDDLRWEQDKKDALSCCRTDPTPFSLQDAVGEEGEEEEVTEFTESDKEEMEMEDRLFSGKREVWESAWGCCGEFEDSTAVSPMHFTHCTPGLIPYAARSVSTLQIYSLKIVGTDGKLKLPLHVYGVVAARDTVDYNRNILFFRRREDCQKLTPEDPFLHLTGPSRAIVAMDHVDFEVQLKVKGATRSSDRALISRCCTYSGGYHEGLDTALINNCFCTVELSLERLTKTVQATILSVRVVEGGPWPFEYGGRIVCSSPPQEVMDSLARQVVLVDSRSSDGGEMPMGTDGYLDLSRHVVSVELEESLQFVIQAYSQSGDAIARQGRVKFRAEYCNVSRGICEIGDSKVEITVAWSKLVTKRMDILLEGHV; encoded by the exons ATGACTGCGTACATGGATGATGGCCAATCAAGCGCCGAGACGCATGAGTCGAGGATGATGGACAAAGGCAAATCAATTAGTGAAGGCAAGTCAAGCATGGAGACACATGCGTCGAGGATGTTGGATATGATGGTGCTGGTTTCTGATGATAAGAGTGAGTCGGATGGTATGACCAACTTGTGCAAATATTACAAGATGCTCGAATTTGAGGATGAGAAGGTGTTGGGCAAGATGACTGCTGAGAATTTAAGGATGTATTACAAATTTCGTACGGAGCTATTAAAGATGGAAGCCAGCTTACGCGAGTTCCGGGAGCAGAATGAAAAGGATGACCTGAGGTGGGAGCAGGATAAAAAGGACGCACTGAGCTGTTGCAGAACAGACCCGACCCCCTTCTCACTTCAGGACGCGgtaggggaggagggagaggaggaggaggtgacagaATTCACAGAATCAGACaaagaggagatggagatggaggacAGGTTGTTTTCTGGAAAACGTGAAGTCTGGGAATCCGCATGGGGATGCTGTGGTGAATTTGAAGACAGTA CCGCAGTGAGTCCTATGCACTTTACACATTGCACGCCGGGACTGATCCCGTACGCCGCTCGCTCTGTGAGCACCTTGCAGATCTACTCCTTGAAGATTGTTGGAACAGATGGAAAGTTGAAGTTACCACTCCATGTGTATGGTGTTGTTGCTGCCCGAGACACCGTGGACTACAACCGCAACATTCTCTTCTTTAGGCGAAGGGAAGACTGTCAAAAACTCACTCCAGAG GATCCATTTTTGCACTTGACTGGCCCGTCCCGTGCCATCGTGGCTATGGACCACGTTGACTTCGAAGTCCAACTGAAAGTAAAGGGTGCAACAAGGTCCAGCGACAGAGCATTGATCAGTCGTTGCTGCACTTATTCTGGTGGTTATCATGAAGGTTTAGATACCGCTCTCATCAACAACTGCTTTTGCACGGTAGAGTTAAGCTTGGAGCGACTCACAAAGACAGTCCAGGCTACCATCTTAAGTGTCCGTGTTGTTGAAGGGGGACCTTGGCCTTTTGAATATGGTGGTCGGATTGTGTGCTCCTCACCACCACAGGAAGTTATGGACTCCCTGGCCAGGCAAGTTGTGTTGGTTGATTCTCGTTCTTCTGATGGTGGAGAAATGCCAATGGGCACAGATGGCTACCTTGATCTGTCAAGGCATGTTGTTTCTGTAGAACTGGAAGAAAGCCTGCAATTTGTTATACAAGCCTACTCGCAGTCTGGTGATGCTATTGCTAGACAAGGTCGTGTCAAGTTCAGGGCCGAATACTGCAATGTAAGTCGAGGTATATGTGAGATTGGTGACTCTAAGGTGGAGATTACTGTTGCTTGGTCCAAACTTGTTACCAAAAGGATGGATATCCTCTTAGAAGGACATGTTTGA